The genomic region GCGTGTTGTGATCCGTCATTGCCTTTTTCCTACCAATTCCTGATATAGTTACGTTCGTAACTGTAATTTTTGTAACTATCAAACAGGCTTTTGAAGCCCATGAAATCCGAATTCGATCTGCACAGCTTTCTGCCGTTTTTGATGCACCATGCCAGCGAGAAGGTCAGTCTTGGCTTTCGCGAGATTTATCGCGACCGGTATCGGATGACGCGTTCCGAATGGCGCGTTCTGGCGACCCTTGGCCAGTATGGCGCGCTGACGGCGACCGAAATCGTGACCCATACCGGACTGCACAAAACCAAGGTTTCGCGGGCTGTTTTTTCCATCGAGAAACGCCGTTGGTTGAAACGACGCCAGGATGAAAAGGATCGCCGCATTCATCGATTGGAGCTGACAAGCCAAGGTGTTTCGGCATTTCAATCACTGTGCGCGGCTGGCATCGCCTATGACCGGAAAGTGCGCGACTTTCTGGGCGAGGATGAATTCAAACGTCTTTCGGACCTCCTTGAGAAGCTGAAGGATCTTTAGCATCGGGTTCGATTTCGGCCCGCGGCTTGCCGCCCCAACTGTCGGTGAAACCGGCAATCGCCCCGACAAATTCATCAAATGCCGGTTGCCCCGGCTGAAAGTAGCTGGCCTTGGGGTTCATCAGGGTGACGCAACAGGCCACCGCCCCGTCCAGATTATAGACCGGCGCACTGATCGCCGATAAACCGGGCACGATATCGCCTTCAATCACGGCGGCACCGCGTTGTTTGGTGTCGGCAATCAGCCGATCAACCGTTGCATCATCCCAATGCAGGATTTCCTGTTCGGCGCGAATGACATGTTCGATTGCGCTGCGCGGCATGCTGGCAAGGAAGGCCTGCCCGGTTGCAGACCGCAAAAGCGGCATCACCGTGCCAAGCCCCATGGTCGAAATGATCGGTGGACCGCCATGTTCGGTACGGATCAGCACCGGGCCGCGTTCACCCCAGATCGCCAGATGCCCCGATGATCGCAAATCAATCGCCAGATTGCGCAACAAACGCCCGGCGCGCATGACCACATCATTGCGTTCAATCGCCGATACCCCATCCGCAACGCCATCGGGCCAAGACCATAAAGCCCCGTCATATCGTCCTGCCAGGCAAGGCCGATGCGCACCAGACTGGCAAGATAGCGATGCACCTTTGCCGCCGGCATGCCGACCGCATCTGCAAGGTCCTTTAACGGGACGGGGAATTTGAAATCGCACAAGGCAGCGATGATCACACCACTGACCTCGACCGACTGAATGCCTTTGCGCTTGTCAGCGGCATCAACCACATCGGCTCCATCGACAATATCAATCTCGTGATCGGCAGCCGGGATATTTTTGGACGAGGCTTTGGTCAAAATTTACCTGCATAAATTTCATATTGCGTAATTGATTATATATATCATAATTCCAATTCAAAGAAAAAACAGCATCCAAGCAGGATCAGATACCGCCACCCAGCGCATGAAAAGCCTGCTGACGATGGCAGGGCAAAATCATTGCCCTGCCAGCAAAACGCATCATCAAACGCATGATCAAAAAAACAGGGAGAGAAACATGAAGCATCGGAAACTTCGCCAAACACTGCTTGGTCTTATGACCGGGGCAACCATTCTGGCGGGTGCGGGCATCGCGCATGCGGCCGAGATCACCCTTAAAGTCAGTCACTATCTGCCGCCCAGCCACGGCTTCCAGAAAGACTTCCTTGAAAGCTGGGGCAAGCAGCTTTCGGAAAAGACCGGCGGCAAAGTTGACGTCGAAATTTATGATGCCACATCGGCCTTTGGCAAAATCGACCGTCAGGCCGATCAGGTGCGTGCAGGCGTTATGGATATGGCCGTGGGCCTGAATGGCATTCCGCGCGACCGCTATCCGGCAGCCTCGGTGATTGAACTGCCGTTTCTGGTGAAATATGCCGATTCCGGGTCGGAAACCCTGTGGCAGCTTTACAAGGAAGGCCTTCTTGGCAGTGACTATCAGAACTTCAAGGTCCTTGGCCTGTTTACCCATCCGGGTGGCCTGATCCACACCCTTGATACACCAGTCAAATCGCTTGAGGACCTTAAGGGCCTGCGCCTTCGCACGCCAAGCCCGGCGATTTCGGCAATGCTGGAGTCCTTTGGGGCATCCCCGGTCGGCCTGCCGCCCTCGGCCATCTACGAAAACCTGCAAAAGGGCAATATCGAAGGCCTGGTTGCCACCTGGGATCTGGTCAATGCGGTCAAGGCCAATGAACTTTTGAAATATCACACCGATGCCGCGGCCTATACCGCCGGCTTTTATTTCGTCATGAATCAGAAAAAATATGACAGCCTGCCCGACGACGTGCGGGCCGCAATTGACGAAATTTCCGGCGATGTCCTTGTCGGTAAATTTGGCGACTGGTGGGACAAATGGGAAGCCGTTGGCAAGGCCGATGCGGAAAAACACGGCAATGAAATCATCACGATTGATGATGCCACCCGCGCCGAATGGCAGGAAGCATCCCAGCCGATGATCAAGGAATACCTTGCCAGCCTGAAGGACAAGGGCGTTTCTGACCCCGAGGCCATCTATCAGCGCGCGCAGGAGCTTATCGCGGAATTTGATGCCAAATATCACGCTGGCGACAAATGACCCAACCGGCTGAGAAATTCGGTGGATCGCGGCTTTATGCCGCGGTTCACCGCACTGACCGTTTTATGAATGGACTGACCGACATTCTGGCATTTGTTGGAATGTCGGCCTTGATCGGTGCGATTGCCATTGTGGTTGTCGATATCGTCTGGCGACGTATTGGCGGCCAATCAATGGTGGGCGCGGTTGATCTGACACAGTTTTGCGTCATGGCGGCCGCATCATGGGCGATCCCCTATGCCTTTAGCGCGCGCGCCCATGTCACAGTTGATCTGGTCGGCAAGAACCATCTTCGTTTCCTGTTTCGCATTATCGACATCCTGATCCCGCTTTTGTGCGCCGGGTTGATGGCGTTCCTGTTTTACCTGTCATGGGGACGGGCCATGGAACAGTGGAGCTATGGCGATGTTTCGCAGAACCTTGCGATCCCGATGATCCTGTTCTGGGGATTCCTTTTAAGCGGCATGGCGATATCGACACTGGTGTGTCTGGTGCATTTCCTGAAATTGCTTTTAACCAACGAGAATAATTGATGGCGGCCGAATGGGCGGGATTGATCGGGTTTGTTGCAGCACTTGCGATGGCCCTTCTGCGTGTACCGGTTGCCGTGGCGATGGCGGTTGTTGGCATCATTGGTACGCTTCTTCTGACGGACTGGATGTCGGCAGTTTATGTGATGGCAAGCCTGCCGTTTGAGGCCATTTTCCCCTATGGGCTTTCGGTTGTGCCGCTGTTCATTTTCATGGGCGTGTTTGCGTCACATTCGGGGCTCTCGGGCAATCTGTTTCGCGGTATCACCGCGTTTTCCGGCCATCGACCGGGCGGCTTGGCCGCATCAAGCATCGGGGCCAGTGCCGTCTTTGGCGCGATTTGCGGATCATCACTTGCGACCTGTGCCACCATGGGGCGGGTGGCACTGCCCGAAATGCGCGAACGCGGCTATGCCAAAAGTCTTGCCGGGGCATCAATTGCCGCGGGCGGCACGCTTGGCGTTCTTATTCCGCCGTCGATCCTGCTTGTGATTTATGCCCTGATGACCGAACAGTCGATTGGCGCATTATTTGCCGGTGCGATGATCCCGGGGCTTTTGGCGACCGTGCTTTATATCGTATCGATCCGTATTCAGGTGATGCGTGATCCGTCGCTTGCACCGGTCAGCACCTATGTGCCCTGGTCACAGCGCTGGGGCGCGCTTTTGCAGATGTGGGATGCGATCATTCTGATCATTCTGGTGATTGGCGGGATTTATGCCGGTCTGTTTTCCCCGACCGAGGCCGCAGCCGTTGGCGCGGGGGCGGCATTGTTGTTTGCCTTTATGCGCAAACGCCTGACCTGGTCGGTTTTGCGCACAGGTATTCGCGAAACAGCCGGTATGACCGGGATGATTTTCCTTATTCTGGTGGGGGCGGCACTTTTCAATTTCTTCATTGAAACCAGCGGACTGACCCAGACCTTGGTCGACTGGATCACCACACAGGGCTATTCGCCACTTGTCGTTTTGATCGCGCTTCTGGTGTTTTATGTCGTGCTGGGATGTTTCATGGACAGTCTTTCCATGATCCTTCTGACCGTGGTTCCGGCCTATGGGGTGATTACCGGGGTTGGCTATGACCCGATCTGGTTTGGTGTTGTCCTGGTATCGGTTGTTGAAATCGGCCTGATCACCCCGCCAATTGGCATGAACCTGTTTATCATTCAGGGCGTTTCACCGGACATGAAGATCACCACCCTTGCGCGCGGCATCCTGCCATTTCTGGCGGCTGACTTTGTGCGGGTAATCCTGATGATTGCAATCCCGGGTCTGGTTCTGTGGTTGCCACATATGCTGGGATTTGGTGCCTACTAACTACGTCACCTTGTTTTCGGCACAGCAAGCTGAAACAATCAAAACACATTGTTTCCCAAACGCCACCATAAGAAATTATGGTGGCGCAACTGATTGGAAAGCACATGATCCGCCCCGCAAAACCCAGCGATGAAACCGCCATCCGCGAGTGCGCCATCTCGGCTTATCAGCAATATGTTGCCGTGATCGGGCGAAAGCCGGCCCCGATGTCCGCCGACTTTGCGGCACAAATCAGCGCCGGCCACATTCATGTCGCAACCGATGACGACGACCGGCCCGTTGGCTTTGTTGTTTTTTACCCGGATGACGATACGACCATGATGCTTGAAAACATTGCGGTTACGCCCGCGCAAAATGGGTGCGGTATTGGCAAACGCCTGATGGCCGTCTGCGAGGAAACCGCACGGCAGCAAGGGTTTTCGCGTGTCCGTCTTTATACCAATGAAAAGATGTCGGCGAATTTATCGATTTACCCGCATCTTGGTTATGTCGAAACAGACCGACGCACGGAAGACGGCTTCAAGCGCGTTTATTTTGAAAAGCAGCTGCCCGCTTAGCGGCGCCAAAAGCAAAAGCCCGGATTGATGTCATCCGGGCTTTTGTAAAATCAATTGCCGATGATTATTCGGCGGCATCCACCTTCAGCACGCCACGGCGGATCTGGTCTTCTTCGATGCTTTCAAACAGGGCGCGGAAATTGCCCTCGCCAAAGCCTTCGTCGCCTTTGCGCTGAATAAACTCAAAGAAGATCGGGCCGATCACGGTTTTCGAGAAGATTTGCAGCAGGATCTTGGTCGTGCCGCCATCAACCACCCCTTCGCCATCAATCAGGATGCCGTGGGTTTTCATGCGGTCAATCGGCTCTTCATGACCATGCACGCGTTCGTGCGATTTTTCGTAATAGGTTTCCGGGGGACCTGGCATGAATTTCAGATCATTGGCGGCAAGCTTGTCAGTGGCGTCATAGATGCCGTCGGTTCCGACCGCGATATGCTGAATGCCTTCGCCCTTGTATTTGCGCAGGTATTCTTCGATCTGGCTTTTGTCATCGGTCGATTCATTGAGCGGAATTCGGATCTTGCCACAGGGGGACGTGATCGCGCGGCTGACCAGACCGGTGATTTTGCCGGCAATGTCAAAGAAGTGGATTTGCTTGAAACCAAACAGGTCGCGATAGAAGTCCCACCATTTATCCATATTGCCGCGATAAACGTTATGGGTCAGGTGATCGAGGTAATAGAAACCAACCCCTTCTGGCTTTGGATCGCGTTCGCCCAGCCAGTCAAATTCCGCGTCATAAGCCGAACCGGTTTCGCCGTATGTGTCGATGAAATACAGCAATGACCCGCCAATGCCGACGATGGCCGGGACATCAAGCGTTTTGTCATCGCCCAAATAGGGTTCTGCGCCCTTGGCGACCGCATGATCAAAGGCATGTTTGGCATCAACCACGCGCCATGCCATCGACGGTGCGCACGGCCCGTGTTTTTCGACGAACTTCATGCCGTGCGAGGACGGCTCGGCATTGAGGATGTAGTTGATATCGCCCTGACGCCA from Thalassospira indica harbors:
- a CDS encoding TRAP transporter substrate-binding protein; the protein is MKHRKLRQTLLGLMTGATILAGAGIAHAAEITLKVSHYLPPSHGFQKDFLESWGKQLSEKTGGKVDVEIYDATSAFGKIDRQADQVRAGVMDMAVGLNGIPRDRYPAASVIELPFLVKYADSGSETLWQLYKEGLLGSDYQNFKVLGLFTHPGGLIHTLDTPVKSLEDLKGLRLRTPSPAISAMLESFGASPVGLPPSAIYENLQKGNIEGLVATWDLVNAVKANELLKYHTDAAAYTAGFYFVMNQKKYDSLPDDVRAAIDEISGDVLVGKFGDWWDKWEAVGKADAEKHGNEIITIDDATRAEWQEASQPMIKEYLASLKDKGVSDPEAIYQRAQELIAEFDAKYHAGDK
- a CDS encoding MarR family winged helix-turn-helix transcriptional regulator, whose amino-acid sequence is MKSEFDLHSFLPFLMHHASEKVSLGFREIYRDRYRMTRSEWRVLATLGQYGALTATEIVTHTGLHKTKVSRAVFSIEKRRWLKRRQDEKDRRIHRLELTSQGVSAFQSLCAAGIAYDRKVRDFLGEDEFKRLSDLLEKLKDL
- a CDS encoding GNAT family N-acetyltransferase encodes the protein MIRPAKPSDETAIRECAISAYQQYVAVIGRKPAPMSADFAAQISAGHIHVATDDDDRPVGFVVFYPDDDTTMMLENIAVTPAQNGCGIGKRLMAVCEETARQQGFSRVRLYTNEKMSANLSIYPHLGYVETDRRTEDGFKRVYFEKQLPA
- the hppD gene encoding 4-hydroxyphenylpyruvate dioxygenase, producing MGPFPHDAPRATISDENPAGTDGFEFVEFAHEEADKLETLFDRMGYRPVAKHKTKNITVWRQGDINYILNAEPSSHGMKFVEKHGPCAPSMAWRVVDAKHAFDHAVAKGAEPYLGDDKTLDVPAIVGIGGSLLYFIDTYGETGSAYDAEFDWLGERDPKPEGVGFYYLDHLTHNVYRGNMDKWWDFYRDLFGFKQIHFFDIAGKITGLVSRAITSPCGKIRIPLNESTDDKSQIEEYLRKYKGEGIQHIAVGTDGIYDATDKLAANDLKFMPGPPETYYEKSHERVHGHEEPIDRMKTHGILIDGEGVVDGGTTKILLQIFSKTVIGPIFFEFIQRKGDEGFGEGNFRALFESIEEDQIRRGVLKVDAAE
- a CDS encoding TRAP transporter large permease — encoded protein: MAAEWAGLIGFVAALAMALLRVPVAVAMAVVGIIGTLLLTDWMSAVYVMASLPFEAIFPYGLSVVPLFIFMGVFASHSGLSGNLFRGITAFSGHRPGGLAASSIGASAVFGAICGSSLATCATMGRVALPEMRERGYAKSLAGASIAAGGTLGVLIPPSILLVIYALMTEQSIGALFAGAMIPGLLATVLYIVSIRIQVMRDPSLAPVSTYVPWSQRWGALLQMWDAIILIILVIGGIYAGLFSPTEAAAVGAGAALLFAFMRKRLTWSVLRTGIRETAGMTGMIFLILVGAALFNFFIETSGLTQTLVDWITTQGYSPLVVLIALLVFYVVLGCFMDSLSMILLTVVPAYGVITGVGYDPIWFGVVLVSVVEIGLITPPIGMNLFIIQGVSPDMKITTLARGILPFLAADFVRVILMIAIPGLVLWLPHMLGFGAY
- a CDS encoding IclR family transcriptional regulator domain-containing protein is translated as MRAGRLLRNLAIDLRSSGHLAIWGERGPVLIRTEHGGPPIISTMGLGTVMPLLRSATGQAFLASMPRSAIEHVIRAEQEILHWDDATVDRLIADTKQRGAAVIEGDIVPGLSAISAPVYNLDGAVACCVTLMNPKASYFQPGQPAFDEFVGAIAGFTDSWGGKPRAEIEPDAKDPSASQGGPKDV
- a CDS encoding TRAP transporter small permease; the encoded protein is MTQPAEKFGGSRLYAAVHRTDRFMNGLTDILAFVGMSALIGAIAIVVVDIVWRRIGGQSMVGAVDLTQFCVMAAASWAIPYAFSARAHVTVDLVGKNHLRFLFRIIDILIPLLCAGLMAFLFYLSWGRAMEQWSYGDVSQNLAIPMILFWGFLLSGMAISTLVCLVHFLKLLLTNENN
- a CDS encoding helix-turn-helix domain-containing protein — its product is MTKASSKNIPAADHEIDIVDGADVVDAADKRKGIQSVEVSGVIIAALCDFKFPVPLKDLADAVGMPAAKVHRYLASLVRIGLAWQDDMTGLYGLGPMALRMGYRRLNAMMWSCAPGVCCAIWRLICDHRGIWRSGVNAARC